The genome window CGTCCAGGAGATTAGTGATGGAATTAGCATTAAAAGGCGCATCTGGCGCTCTTGAAGTGTCTGAAGCTACCTTCGGACGTGAGTTTAATGAAGCTCTAGTACACCAAGTAGTTGTTGCTTATGCAGCAGGCGCTCGTCAAGGTACTGTGAAGCAAAAAACTCGTTCAGAAGTTAGTGGCGGTGGCGCGAAGCCATGGCGTCAAAAAGGTACTGGCCGTGCACGTGCTGGTACAACTCGTGGTCCAATCTGGCGTTCAGGTGGCGTAACATTCGCTGCTCGTCCACAAGATCACAGCCAAAAAGTTAACCGTAAAATGTATCGTGGTGCGATTCAAAGCATCCTTTCAGAATTAGTACGTCAAGAACGTCTAGTTGTGGTTGAGAACTTTTCGGTAGAAACACCTAAGACTAAAGAATTAGTAGCCAAGTTAAAAGGTCTTGAATTAAAAGACGTTTTAATCGTAACGAAAGAAGTTGACGAGAATTTATTCTTATCAGCTCGCAACTTATACAAAGTTGACGTTCGTGACGTAGCTGGTATTGATCCTGTAAGCCTTGTTGGTTTTGAGAAAGTATTAGTTACAGCTGATGCGATTAAGCAAATTGAGGAGATGTTAGCATGATAAACGAAGAACGTTTGTTGAAGGTGATCATGGCACCTAACATTTCTGAAAAAGCAACTATGTCTGCTGAGTTAAACAACACTGTTGTTT of Thalassotalea fonticola contains these proteins:
- the rplD gene encoding 50S ribosomal protein L4, with product MELALKGASGALEVSEATFGREFNEALVHQVVVAYAAGARQGTVKQKTRSEVSGGGAKPWRQKGTGRARAGTTRGPIWRSGGVTFAARPQDHSQKVNRKMYRGAIQSILSELVRQERLVVVENFSVETPKTKELVAKLKGLELKDVLIVTKEVDENLFLSARNLYKVDVRDVAGIDPVSLVGFEKVLVTADAIKQIEEMLA